One Yimella lutea DNA window includes the following coding sequences:
- a CDS encoding general stress protein — protein MTSPETPRNNPPEQEANEFSFTNDPRWKQTIAQFSDYTSAQAAVDRLSDAGFAVERVTIVGLDVRVVEQVLGRLTGGKAALRGAAVGAWFGALLGLLFGLFAPGFGWLAIVIISVASGAVWGALLYFLGHLATGGRRDFDSLKTLEAGHYEVQVEAPYAAEAARLLADQTAHPETEKA, from the coding sequence ATGACCAGCCCCGAGACCCCTCGCAACAACCCTCCGGAGCAGGAGGCTAATGAGTTCTCGTTCACCAATGACCCCCGCTGGAAGCAAACGATCGCGCAGTTCTCTGACTACACCAGTGCGCAGGCAGCGGTTGACCGTCTTTCCGACGCCGGCTTCGCTGTGGAACGAGTGACGATCGTGGGGCTTGACGTTCGTGTTGTCGAGCAGGTACTCGGTCGCTTGACAGGAGGAAAGGCTGCGCTACGGGGCGCAGCCGTTGGAGCATGGTTCGGTGCTCTGCTAGGTCTGCTGTTCGGGCTGTTCGCCCCCGGATTCGGTTGGCTGGCCATCGTGATCATCTCGGTCGCCTCTGGCGCAGTTTGGGGCGCTTTGCTTTACTTCCTTGGACACCTGGCTACGGGCGGCCGACGGGACTTCGACTCACTGAAGACCCTTGAGGCGGGCCACTACGAGGTCCAAGTGGAAGCACCATACGCTGCGGAGGCCGCTCGTCTCCTCGCGGACCAGACCGCCCACCCCGAGACTGAAAAGGCGTGA
- a CDS encoding IS3 family transposase yields MDCDEPPDLIGRDFTAERPNQKWCSDITYIKTWNGWAYLAIVIDLHSRAVVGWALADHMRTDLVIEALTLAIARRRPPAGIIFHSDRGSQFTSAEFATYCKDHHIRRSVGRTGDCFDNAVAESFFATYKKELIHTRPWVNLSTLRKETFT; encoded by the coding sequence CTGGATTGTGATGAGCCCCCAGACCTGATCGGGCGCGACTTCACAGCCGAGCGGCCGAACCAGAAGTGGTGTTCTGATATCACCTACATCAAGACCTGGAACGGCTGGGCGTATCTGGCCATAGTCATCGACCTGCACTCCCGAGCCGTTGTGGGCTGGGCACTAGCCGACCACATGCGCACCGACCTTGTCATCGAGGCACTGACGCTGGCTATCGCGCGCCGCCGGCCACCGGCCGGAATCATCTTTCACAGCGACCGCGGGTCTCAATTCACATCGGCCGAATTCGCCACGTACTGTAAGGACCACCACATCCGGCGTTCCGTGGGTCGCACCGGGGATTGTTTCGACAACGCCGTCGCCGAGTCCTTCTTCGCGACCTACAAAAAGGAACTCATCCACACCCGCCCCTGGGTAAACCTGTCCACATTGCGGAAAGAGACCTTCACCTGA
- a CDS encoding ISL3 family transposase has translation MHNATFTTPDLTTFCRLDELGLLATGQRLEPGRAVLTCRVVEDDRWCHRCGCEGTPRGSVVRRLAHEPFGWRPTTLLVTVRRYRCTECGHVWRQDTSLAAEPRATLSRRAMAWALAAIVCQHLTVARVAEGLGVAWNTANDAVLAEGYRVLINDPARFEGVTAIGVDEHVWRHTRHGDKYVTVIIDLTPIQDGTGPARLLDMVPGRSKAVFKTWLADRDPAWRETVQVVAMDGFTGFKTAATEELPDATTVMDPFHVVRLAGDALDKCRRRVQHELHGHRGRAGDPLYRARRTLHTGADLLTDRQQDRLTALFAVEEHVEVECTWGIYQRMIAAYRHRDRATGKKLMTALIDSISTGVPKALTEITTLGRTLTKRSADVLAYFDRPGTSNGPTEAINGRLEHLRGSALGFRNLAHYIARSLLETGGFRPQLHPGL, from the coding sequence GTGCACAACGCTACCTTCACGACGCCTGACCTGACTACGTTCTGCCGCCTGGATGAGCTTGGTCTCCTCGCGACGGGTCAACGTCTTGAACCAGGCCGGGCGGTGCTGACGTGCCGGGTCGTTGAGGATGACCGGTGGTGTCACCGGTGCGGCTGCGAAGGGACCCCGCGGGGCAGCGTGGTCCGCCGGTTGGCCCACGAACCGTTCGGGTGGCGACCAACGACACTGCTGGTCACGGTACGGCGGTACCGGTGCACCGAGTGTGGGCATGTGTGGCGCCAAGACACCAGCCTCGCGGCCGAACCGCGAGCCACCTTGTCGCGGCGTGCGATGGCGTGGGCACTTGCCGCGATCGTGTGTCAGCACCTGACCGTCGCCCGGGTCGCTGAAGGACTCGGCGTTGCCTGGAACACCGCGAATGACGCGGTCCTCGCCGAGGGGTACCGGGTGTTGATCAACGACCCGGCCCGGTTCGAAGGTGTCACCGCGATCGGGGTCGATGAACACGTCTGGCGCCACACTCGGCACGGCGACAAGTACGTCACGGTGATCATCGATCTGACCCCGATCCAGGACGGCACCGGGCCAGCACGGTTGTTAGACATGGTTCCCGGCCGATCCAAGGCCGTGTTCAAGACTTGGCTCGCCGACCGTGACCCAGCGTGGCGTGAGACGGTGCAGGTCGTCGCGATGGATGGGTTCACCGGCTTCAAAACTGCTGCTACCGAAGAACTCCCGGACGCGACCACGGTGATGGACCCGTTTCATGTCGTCCGGTTAGCCGGTGACGCCCTGGACAAGTGCCGGCGCCGGGTCCAGCACGAGCTGCACGGCCACCGGGGTCGGGCCGGTGACCCTTTGTACCGTGCGCGGCGCACGCTGCATACCGGAGCGGACCTGCTCACCGACCGGCAGCAGGACCGCCTCACCGCGTTGTTCGCGGTCGAGGAGCATGTGGAAGTTGAGTGCACCTGGGGCATCTACCAGCGGATGATCGCGGCGTACCGGCACCGCGACCGTGCCACCGGCAAGAAGCTCATGACCGCCCTCATCGATTCGATCAGTACCGGTGTGCCCAAGGCCTTGACCGAGATCACCACCCTTGGCCGCACCCTGACCAAGCGGTCCGCCGACGTGCTGGCCTACTTCGACCGGCCTGGCACCAGCAACGGACCAACGGAGGCGATCAACGGTCGCCTCGAGCACCTACGCGGGTCGGCCCTCGGCTTCCGCAACCTCGCCCACTACATCGCCCGATCCCTCCTCGAAACCGGCGGCTTCAGACCTCAGCTACACCCTGGATTGTGA
- a CDS encoding IS3 family transposase: MKYAAIADWADRGEYPVDFMCEQLAVSPSGFYAWRGRGPSPRDQDNDRLLAIITEAYRRLRGNPGVRRIHAELCALGERVGKNRVARLMQAAGLRGRHPRVWKRTTTSGPDPAPAPDRLITDEGVGVPGASVRG; the protein is encoded by the coding sequence GTGAAGTACGCCGCGATCGCGGACTGGGCTGACCGTGGCGAGTATCCGGTGGATTTCATGTGCGAGCAGTTGGCCGTGTCGCCCTCCGGGTTCTATGCGTGGCGTGGCCGGGGGCCCAGCCCACGCGATCAGGACAACGATCGCCTGTTGGCGATCATCACCGAGGCCTACCGGCGGCTGCGCGGCAACCCTGGTGTTCGACGGATCCATGCCGAGCTGTGCGCCCTGGGCGAACGGGTCGGCAAGAATCGCGTCGCTCGCCTCATGCAGGCCGCCGGGCTGCGCGGACGCCACCCCCGTGTCTGGAAGCGCACGACCACCAGCGGCCCGGACCCGGCGCCGGCCCCAGACCGGCTCATCACAGATGAGGGTGTAGGAGTTCCTGGCGCGTCGGTCCGGGGGTGA
- a CDS encoding ISL3 family transposase, whose amino-acid sequence MSEPTAHIAARCHRDTRYCSRCDLLVGLGELRVTAVEYDHDVGLLVVGVESPRTPMGCPSCGVIAHSHGRSDVTLVDAPCFDRPVQVVWRKRIWRCQEAACPRKAFTEQDEDIARPRALLTTRACWWAINQIRREHGSISGIARQLGTTWNTVWSSIRPLLQEMADDEDRFAGVTRLGVDEHVWHHVSEFPIAEGGRGPKQLTGMVDLTPDVDGKPRARLLDLVPGRSGKVYSDWLAERGQEFRDGVVVATLDPFHGYKNAIDDQLEDAVAVLDAFHVVKLGTQAVDEVRRRVQQEIHGHRGRKNDPLYGIRTILRCGQEKLTDRQRARLDRAIAADERHDEVLVAWLCTQQLRSAYQAKSTVEGRRIAEKILASLPTCPIPEIRRLGKTLKQWRAAFLAYFDTSRANNGGTEAINGLIELHRRVARGFRNREHYRLRMLLIGGGLTHPHLR is encoded by the coding sequence TTGTCCGAGCCTACGGCGCACATCGCTGCGCGCTGCCATCGCGACACCCGCTACTGCTCGCGCTGCGATCTTTTGGTCGGGCTCGGTGAATTGCGCGTGACCGCCGTCGAGTACGACCACGACGTCGGGCTGCTGGTCGTTGGTGTGGAGTCGCCCCGGACGCCGATGGGCTGCCCGAGCTGCGGCGTGATTGCGCACAGCCACGGCCGCAGTGACGTCACGCTGGTCGACGCGCCGTGCTTCGACCGCCCGGTCCAAGTGGTGTGGCGCAAGCGGATCTGGCGTTGCCAGGAGGCAGCCTGCCCGAGGAAGGCGTTCACCGAGCAAGACGAGGACATCGCTCGACCGCGGGCGCTGCTGACTACGCGGGCCTGCTGGTGGGCGATCAATCAGATCCGCCGTGAGCACGGCTCGATCAGCGGGATCGCCCGACAGTTGGGGACGACGTGGAACACGGTGTGGTCCTCGATCCGGCCACTTCTGCAGGAGATGGCCGACGACGAGGATCGGTTCGCCGGCGTGACGCGACTCGGCGTGGACGAGCACGTGTGGCATCACGTGTCCGAGTTCCCGATCGCCGAGGGTGGCCGCGGTCCGAAGCAGCTGACCGGGATGGTCGACCTGACACCCGACGTTGACGGCAAGCCGCGGGCGCGGTTGCTGGACCTGGTGCCGGGCCGGTCCGGGAAGGTGTACAGCGACTGGCTTGCCGAACGTGGCCAGGAGTTCCGTGACGGTGTCGTGGTCGCCACACTGGACCCGTTCCACGGCTACAAGAACGCCATCGATGACCAGCTCGAGGACGCGGTCGCGGTCCTGGACGCGTTCCATGTCGTCAAGCTCGGTACCCAGGCCGTGGATGAGGTCCGCCGTCGGGTGCAGCAGGAGATCCATGGTCACCGTGGCCGCAAGAACGACCCGCTCTATGGCATCCGCACGATCCTGCGCTGCGGGCAGGAGAAGCTCACCGACCGGCAACGGGCACGGCTCGACCGTGCGATCGCTGCCGACGAACGTCACGACGAAGTGCTCGTCGCGTGGCTGTGCACCCAACAGCTCCGGTCGGCCTACCAGGCCAAGAGCACGGTCGAGGGCCGGCGGATCGCGGAGAAAATCCTGGCCTCGCTGCCGACCTGTCCGATCCCGGAGATCCGACGGCTCGGTAAGACCCTGAAGCAGTGGCGGGCAGCGTTCCTGGCCTACTTCGACACCAGCCGCGCCAACAACGGCGGCACGGAGGCGATCAACGGCCTGATCGAGCTCCACCGACGCGTCGCCCGAGGCTTCCGCAACCGCGAGCACTACCGGCTACGCATGCTGCTCATCGGCGGCGGGCTCACTCACCCCCACCTCAGGTAG
- a CDS encoding HNH endonuclease signature motif containing protein: MLDNPAEYDPAYVARYDLERAAGALTGAYADLITVMRESLTEQHWAVSGIRSPEHWLTCFAGVSRAAATDIVRIASRANELPHAIAAFERTEITFHQLAVIARHVPAGFDEDVTRLAPHCDVGQLRRAVAKYPFPADDTDDNLDDDVDEDEVPEPEPSTRPAQLRSWFDKGRYHLEFDGPVDQGELLEQVLNEAKNALFQQTRHTDSDGDNNCDQDCGQDPAIESDQDTTAQWIPAAFGGTHLGADSGEGLDAAGKPRITLADAFLEAMLHSLHAGTQGVSGRADTYRVLFHLDAHGHGWSGGAGALPPALREKLSCDGLIVPIIKKNGFPVDVGRTQRIVPRRTLRLVHDRDHGCRFPGCGTHRYVEVHHVIHWAKGGNTDLGNLISLCPFHHDRLHAGDFTITTMAPGFFTFHDRYGDRFGYRPPDPATPPGTYSKPAEPAKPYERQSWEPLNLHWIEFHNTG, encoded by the coding sequence GTGCTCGACAACCCGGCCGAGTACGACCCCGCGTACGTGGCCAGGTACGACCTGGAACGCGCCGCAGGTGCCCTCACCGGCGCGTACGCCGACCTCATCACCGTGATGCGCGAATCCCTCACCGAACAGCACTGGGCTGTCTCCGGGATCCGGTCCCCGGAACACTGGTTGACCTGCTTCGCCGGCGTCTCCCGCGCCGCCGCAACAGACATCGTCCGCATCGCCTCCCGCGCGAACGAACTCCCGCACGCGATCGCCGCGTTCGAACGCACCGAGATCACGTTCCACCAACTGGCGGTCATCGCCCGTCATGTCCCGGCCGGATTCGACGAAGACGTCACCCGCCTCGCACCACACTGCGACGTCGGCCAACTCCGACGGGCCGTCGCGAAATACCCCTTCCCCGCTGATGACACCGACGACAACTTGGACGACGATGTGGACGAGGACGAGGTGCCCGAACCCGAGCCGTCCACCCGGCCCGCGCAACTACGGTCCTGGTTCGACAAAGGCCGCTACCACTTGGAGTTCGACGGACCCGTCGACCAGGGCGAACTCCTCGAGCAAGTGTTGAACGAAGCCAAGAACGCGCTGTTCCAACAAACCCGCCACACCGACAGTGATGGCGACAACAACTGCGATCAGGACTGCGGCCAGGACCCCGCAATCGAGTCCGACCAAGACACCACGGCTCAATGGATTCCGGCCGCGTTCGGCGGCACCCACCTCGGTGCCGACTCGGGTGAAGGTTTGGACGCGGCTGGGAAACCACGGATCACTCTGGCGGACGCGTTCCTCGAAGCCATGCTCCACTCCCTCCACGCCGGCACTCAGGGGGTGTCGGGTCGGGCGGACACCTACCGGGTGCTGTTCCACCTCGACGCCCACGGACACGGCTGGTCGGGCGGTGCCGGAGCCCTCCCACCCGCACTCCGCGAGAAACTCTCCTGTGACGGGCTGATCGTGCCGATCATCAAGAAGAACGGGTTCCCCGTCGACGTCGGACGCACCCAACGCATCGTCCCGCGCCGCACCCTCCGCCTCGTGCACGACCGGGACCACGGCTGCCGGTTCCCAGGGTGCGGAACCCACCGGTACGTCGAGGTCCACCACGTCATCCACTGGGCCAAAGGTGGCAACACCGACCTGGGCAACCTGATCAGCCTCTGCCCCTTCCACCACGACCGGTTACACGCCGGCGACTTCACCATCACCACGATGGCACCAGGGTTCTTCACGTTCCACGACCGGTACGGCGACCGCTTCGGCTACCGACCACCCGACCCAGCAACCCCACCCGGCACGTACTCCAAGCCAGCAGAGCCGGCGAAACCGTACGAACGACAATCCTGGGAACCCCTCAACCTGCACTGGATCGAATTCCACAACACCGGCTGA
- a CDS encoding GNAT family N-acetyltransferase, whose amino-acid sequence MTDTVSIRPLRVTDAGEMAIVLADHDLYEFTGGEPPSRSDLERRYAAQVRGDSPDGTEVWINHVVVAGGQQEAVGYVQATVRADGGPAEIAWVIGRPWQRHGYATRAASLLLEELRARGVEEIVAHIHPNHEASQRIARHLGLQPTQITEDGETRWVGRVG is encoded by the coding sequence ATGACCGACACTGTCAGCATCCGTCCGCTCCGGGTGACCGACGCCGGCGAAATGGCCATCGTTCTCGCCGATCACGACCTCTACGAGTTCACCGGCGGTGAACCGCCGAGCCGGTCCGATCTGGAGAGGCGTTACGCCGCCCAGGTCCGTGGGGATTCTCCGGACGGAACCGAGGTATGGATCAACCACGTCGTCGTCGCCGGAGGACAGCAGGAGGCTGTGGGTTACGTGCAGGCGACCGTCCGAGCTGATGGGGGCCCGGCCGAGATCGCTTGGGTCATCGGCCGACCGTGGCAGCGTCACGGCTACGCGACCCGCGCGGCCTCGTTACTCCTCGAGGAACTGCGCGCTCGAGGAGTCGAGGAGATCGTCGCTCACATCCATCCGAATCACGAGGCGTCCCAGCGCATCGCGCGTCATCTGGGATTGCAACCTACCCAGATCACGGAGGACGGTGAAACGCGCTGGGTCGGCCGCGTGGGGTAA
- a CDS encoding class I SAM-dependent methyltransferase codes for MRSFEDLVTEAEDADVTGWGFGWLEGRANEQRPSWGYARLLEQRLAHAGSALDIDTGGGEVVNEASCLPRTMVVTESWAPNAERAREILGARGVRVVATDTGGGLPFDDSSFDVVSSRHPVKPDWSEIHRVLRPGGCYLAQHVGPSSAFELIEFMLGPLSPQQRSGRDPKAEAAEARAAGLTVDRLRTARCRMEFFDIGAVVWILRKCVWWVPDFDVVRYEEPLRELDAQMRTGHPFVAHSTRHLIEATRPI; via the coding sequence ATGCGCTCGTTCGAAGACCTCGTGACCGAGGCCGAGGATGCCGACGTGACCGGTTGGGGTTTCGGTTGGCTCGAAGGTCGAGCCAATGAGCAGCGACCGTCGTGGGGTTATGCGCGCTTGCTGGAGCAGCGGCTGGCACATGCCGGTAGCGCGCTGGACATCGACACCGGTGGCGGAGAGGTCGTCAACGAGGCGTCCTGTTTGCCCCGCACCATGGTCGTGACCGAATCCTGGGCACCGAACGCGGAACGTGCCCGCGAGATCCTGGGCGCCCGCGGCGTTCGCGTCGTGGCGACAGACACCGGCGGCGGGCTGCCGTTCGACGACTCATCATTCGACGTGGTCAGCTCACGGCACCCGGTGAAACCCGACTGGTCGGAAATCCACCGGGTTCTCCGTCCTGGAGGGTGCTACCTCGCCCAGCACGTCGGGCCGTCCTCCGCGTTCGAGCTCATCGAGTTCATGCTCGGCCCGTTGTCGCCCCAACAGCGCAGCGGTCGTGATCCGAAGGCTGAGGCTGCCGAAGCGCGAGCGGCGGGCCTGACGGTCGACCGATTGCGGACGGCTCGATGTCGAATGGAGTTCTTCGACATCGGCGCTGTTGTCTGGATCCTCCGCAAATGCGTCTGGTGGGTCCCCGACTTCGACGTTGTCCGCTACGAGGAACCACTCAGAGAGCTGGACGCGCAGATGCGGACCGGCCATCCGTTCGTGGCGCACTCGACGCGCCACCTCATCGAAGCCACCCGACCGATCTGA
- the glgA gene encoding glycogen synthase translates to MRVDVLTKEYPPNIYGGAGVHVAELVRALRGIGQEVAVRAFGKPQDEPDTYGYPDLPELADANGALKTLGVDLTIAQDCGEADLVHSHTWYANMAGHLASMLYGIPHVISAHSLEPLRPWKAEQLGGGYQVSSYVERTAYEHAAAIIAVSDGMRKDVLRCYPDIDPDKVRVIHNGIDSELWQRDSSDEGKEIARKYGADPDKPSVVFVGRITRQKGMPYLLRACRELPDEVQLILCAGAPDTPEILQEVKGLVDELRDNRTAPVIWIDEMLPRKEVIALLSAATVFVCPSVYEPLGIVNLEAMACEAAVVGTATGGIPEVVADGETGWLVPIEQVSDGTGTPVDPDKFVADLAATLNEAVSDPEEAERRGRAGRERAVEKFGWDAIAEKTKAAYEEIVAQYSKRD, encoded by the coding sequence ATGCGAGTGGACGTGCTGACCAAGGAGTACCCACCCAACATCTACGGCGGGGCCGGCGTTCACGTCGCCGAGCTCGTCCGGGCGTTGCGCGGCATCGGGCAGGAGGTGGCGGTGCGAGCGTTCGGCAAACCGCAGGACGAGCCGGATACCTACGGCTATCCCGATCTGCCGGAGTTGGCGGACGCGAACGGTGCGCTCAAGACGCTCGGCGTCGATCTCACGATCGCGCAGGACTGCGGCGAGGCCGACCTGGTGCATTCGCACACCTGGTACGCGAACATGGCCGGTCACCTGGCCTCGATGCTCTACGGCATCCCGCACGTGATCAGCGCACATAGCCTGGAGCCGCTGCGTCCGTGGAAGGCCGAGCAACTCGGCGGCGGCTACCAGGTTTCGTCGTACGTCGAGCGCACCGCGTACGAGCACGCGGCGGCGATCATCGCGGTGAGCGACGGCATGCGCAAGGATGTGCTGCGGTGTTACCCCGACATCGATCCCGACAAGGTGCGAGTCATCCACAACGGCATCGACTCCGAACTGTGGCAGCGGGATTCGTCGGACGAGGGCAAGGAGATCGCGCGAAAGTACGGCGCCGACCCCGACAAGCCGTCCGTCGTATTCGTCGGACGCATCACTCGCCAGAAGGGCATGCCCTACCTGCTGCGCGCCTGCCGCGAACTGCCGGACGAGGTCCAGCTCATCCTGTGTGCCGGGGCGCCGGACACCCCGGAGATCCTGCAGGAGGTCAAGGGCCTCGTCGACGAGCTGCGCGACAACCGCACCGCACCCGTCATCTGGATCGACGAGATGCTTCCGCGCAAGGAAGTCATCGCACTGCTCTCTGCTGCAACGGTTTTCGTCTGCCCATCGGTGTACGAGCCGCTTGGCATCGTGAACCTCGAGGCAATGGCCTGCGAGGCCGCGGTCGTGGGAACGGCGACCGGTGGCATCCCCGAAGTCGTTGCGGACGGCGAGACCGGTTGGTTGGTCCCTATCGAACAGGTCTCCGACGGCACCGGCACCCCGGTCGACCCCGACAAGTTCGTCGCCGACCTGGCCGCGACACTCAACGAAGCTGTTTCGGATCCCGAAGAGGCCGAGCGTCGTGGCCGCGCCGGCCGGGAGCGCGCCGTGGAGAAGTTCGGCTGGGACGCGATCGCCGAGAAGACCAAGGCGGCGTACGAGGAGATCGTCGCTCAGTACTCCAAGAGGGACTGA
- the glgC gene encoding glucose-1-phosphate adenylyltransferase, translating into MVSKGPKVLAIVLAGGEGKRLMPLTQDRAKPAVPFGGIYRLIDFALSNLVNSGYLKIVVLTQYKSHSLDRHVTKTWRMSTMLDNYVAPVPAQQRVGKHWFAGSADAIFQSLNLIHDERPEYVVVVGADHVYRMDFSQMLSRHIESGAAATVAAIRQPISLANQFGVIDLDPQTPGKVRAFLEKPSDPEGLADSPDEVLASMGNYIFTTRDLVDAVTADASNESSDHDMGGDIVPWFVDRGEAYVYDFKDTEVPGATERDFGYWRDVGTIDSYYESHMDLTSIHPIFNVYNYDWPIRTSPGNFPPAKFTTGASEIAGYAVGSIVSQGCIVSGSTIRNSVLSPNVRTHSFSEVSDSVVLNNVEIGRNCRIRRAIIDKDVVVPAGTNIGIDHAHDRDRGFTVSESGIVVVGKGTVILP; encoded by the coding sequence ATGGTTTCCAAGGGTCCGAAAGTGCTGGCCATCGTCCTCGCCGGAGGCGAAGGCAAACGTCTGATGCCGCTGACGCAGGATCGTGCGAAGCCGGCCGTCCCGTTCGGCGGCATCTACCGCCTCATCGACTTCGCGTTGTCGAACCTGGTGAACAGCGGTTACCTGAAGATCGTCGTCCTCACCCAGTACAAGTCGCACAGCCTCGACCGGCACGTCACGAAGACCTGGCGCATGTCCACGATGCTCGACAACTATGTCGCTCCCGTGCCCGCGCAGCAGCGCGTCGGCAAACATTGGTTCGCCGGTTCGGCCGACGCGATCTTCCAGAGCCTCAACCTGATTCATGACGAGCGGCCGGAGTACGTCGTGGTCGTCGGCGCCGACCACGTCTACCGTATGGACTTCAGCCAGATGCTCAGCCGGCACATCGAGTCCGGGGCGGCCGCTACCGTCGCCGCGATCCGCCAGCCCATCTCGCTGGCGAACCAGTTCGGCGTCATCGACCTCGACCCGCAGACACCGGGCAAGGTGCGTGCGTTCCTGGAGAAGCCGTCCGACCCGGAGGGCCTGGCGGACAGCCCGGACGAAGTGCTCGCCTCGATGGGCAACTACATCTTCACCACCAGGGACCTCGTCGACGCAGTCACCGCCGACGCCAGCAACGAGTCCAGCGATCACGACATGGGTGGCGACATCGTCCCTTGGTTCGTCGACCGCGGTGAGGCGTACGTCTACGACTTCAAGGACACTGAGGTGCCCGGCGCGACCGAGCGCGACTTCGGCTACTGGCGTGACGTCGGCACCATCGACTCCTACTACGAGTCTCACATGGACCTCACCTCGATCCACCCGATCTTCAACGTCTACAACTACGACTGGCCGATCCGCACGAGCCCGGGCAACTTCCCGCCGGCGAAGTTCACCACGGGCGCTTCGGAGATCGCCGGCTACGCGGTGGGGTCGATCGTGTCGCAGGGGTGCATCGTCAGCGGATCGACGATCCGCAACTCGGTGCTGTCCCCCAACGTCCGCACCCACAGCTTCTCCGAGGTCAGCGACTCGGTGGTCTTGAACAACGTTGAGATCGGCCGCAACTGCCGCATCCGGCGCGCGATCATCGACAAGGATGTCGTGGTGCCGGCGGGTACGAACATCGGCATCGATCATGCGCACGACCGCGACCGTGGGTTCACCGTCTCAGAGTCCGGCATCGTCGTCGTCGGCAAGGGGACGGTCATCCTCCCGTGA
- the serB gene encoding phosphoserine phosphatase SerB — translation MTGAAVPSASVDTLLLTVSAVDQPGITNALLRQLPSDAPVLDLEQVVVRGRLTLCALLGNAESVLHARPRLDAWAHEHELDLHLVEGHGDNAPRRPGRAYVVVLGDRLSVEAVGAVTDRITASGASIDRIRRLARTPVTAMEFDASGADVAELKRELAMVAAQFGIDIAVAAGGLARRGRRLLVMDVDSTLIQDEVIELLARYAGREQEVAAVTERAMRGEIDFTESLHARVEALAGLPVSVLDEVRDQVRLTPGARTLVRTVRRLGYSVGVVSGGFIEIVGPLAAELGIDHARANALEIEDGRLTGRVAGPVIDRAEKARTLREWADLAGLPLERTVAVGDGANDLDMLATAGIGIAFNAKPVVQQQADTTVNVPYLDSVLFLLGISRDDVEEADTVETTAAYNPHHA, via the coding sequence GTGACCGGGGCCGCTGTTCCGTCGGCTTCGGTCGACACCCTCCTGCTGACGGTTTCCGCAGTCGACCAGCCGGGCATTACCAACGCTCTGTTGCGCCAATTGCCCTCCGATGCACCGGTGTTGGACCTCGAGCAAGTCGTGGTGCGTGGCCGACTCACGCTGTGCGCCCTGCTCGGCAACGCCGAGAGCGTGTTGCACGCCAGGCCGCGACTGGACGCCTGGGCGCACGAACACGAACTCGACCTTCACCTCGTCGAGGGCCACGGCGACAACGCACCCCGGCGTCCTGGACGCGCGTACGTCGTCGTGCTCGGTGATCGGTTGTCGGTCGAGGCGGTCGGCGCGGTCACCGATCGCATCACTGCATCCGGCGCCAGCATCGACCGCATCCGCCGGCTGGCACGGACGCCGGTCACGGCCATGGAATTCGATGCGTCCGGCGCCGATGTCGCCGAACTCAAGCGTGAACTCGCAATGGTTGCAGCGCAGTTCGGTATCGACATCGCTGTAGCCGCGGGCGGCTTGGCGCGCCGTGGACGCCGCCTGCTGGTGATGGATGTCGACAGCACGTTGATCCAGGACGAGGTGATCGAGTTGCTCGCCCGGTACGCCGGACGCGAACAGGAAGTTGCCGCCGTCACCGAACGGGCGATGCGCGGCGAGATCGACTTCACCGAGAGCCTGCACGCCCGGGTCGAGGCACTCGCCGGTCTGCCGGTGAGTGTGCTGGACGAGGTACGTGACCAGGTGCGCCTGACACCCGGCGCCCGCACGTTGGTGCGCACGGTCCGGCGTCTCGGATACAGCGTGGGGGTCGTGTCCGGCGGTTTCATCGAGATCGTCGGGCCGCTGGCGGCTGAACTCGGCATCGACCACGCTCGCGCCAACGCCCTCGAAATCGAGGACGGCCGGCTGACCGGACGCGTTGCCGGGCCGGTGATCGATCGCGCCGAGAAAGCCCGCACCCTGCGCGAGTGGGCTGACCTCGCCGGACTCCCCCTCGAACGCACCGTCGCCGTCGGTGACGGCGCCAACGATCTCGACATGCTCGCGACCGCCGGCATCGGCATCGCCTTCAACGCCAAACCAGTAGTCCAGCAGCAGGCTGACACCACCGTCAACGTGCCCTACCTGGACTCAGTGCTGTTCCTGCTCGGCATTTCCCGCGACGATGTGGAGGAAGCAGACACCGTGGAAACCACCGCTGCCTACAATCCCCACCATGCGTAA